One genomic region from Mycobacterium basiliense encodes:
- a CDS encoding aminotransferase, protein MKSVKAPTGFDFFAHPELPAPPVTEGDAEKFVVENYGTTAQATNLGSQQDANFLMTDPHGNTVGVLKVANAVFGTDEIGAQVEAVEWVAERDSALRLPRAIPDRRGQQHTLMSIGQQALGTARLLTFLPGGTLSQSGYLAPSVLAGMGNLTGRVSRALASFDHPGLDRVLQWDPRFAGEAVDALVGYVTDPAEAHRVSVATSTAVNTLQRLNPQLPRQAVHLDITDTNTVGSLGHDGRRHPDGVIDFGDLTTTWAVAELATTVAACLHHPGAEPAALLPLIAAFHAIRPLSGDEVEALWPMVIARATVLLVSDLQQVAIDPDNEYAANTVQRERAILDQALLIPVPVMTGLINDRLGIPQRPRHRLPTPRRTIVNFDPNSVATLDLSVESDMADRGAWLDGAPADQLAHAVFASHTCAAATRYAATRMDCIDPLHPQSSPTIATGIDFWPRDDADIFAPWDGDVVGGSGTITLRTASHDLHLTGARPLPTSGPRVKAGQPWAKAGAGQRIHLALRQTGTPVAPHTVRPEYAPGWLAITEDPAVLLGLEPVARAAPDVLERRAASFADVQEHYYDDPPQIERGWRHYLLSTDGRSYLDMVNNVTVLGHAHPDVATAAARQLDRLNTNSRFNYAIVVEFCERLTELLPDPLDTVFLVNSGSEADDLALRLAMAATGRHDVVAVGEAYHGWTYATDAVSTSTADNPNALNTRPSWVHTVESPNSFRGKHRGTAASQYARDAVTVVEGLIRSGRAPAAFISETVYGSAGGMALPDGYLDAVYTAIRAAGGLAIADEVQVGYGRLGKWFWGFEQQGVVPDIVTIAKATGNGHPVGAVITSRAIAQRFRSQGYFFSSTGGSPLSSAVGIAVLDVLKSERLQDNALAVGNHLVARLHDLAAKHPLIGTVHGCGLYIGVELVRDRNTLEPAAEETAAICDRMLELGVIIQPTSERMNVLKTKPPLCIDMTAADYFVDMLDRVLTEGW, encoded by the coding sequence GTGAAATCCGTGAAAGCCCCGACGGGCTTCGACTTCTTCGCCCATCCCGAACTGCCGGCGCCGCCGGTCACCGAGGGCGATGCCGAGAAGTTCGTCGTTGAGAACTACGGAACCACCGCTCAAGCAACGAATCTGGGAAGCCAGCAGGACGCCAACTTCCTGATGACAGATCCCCACGGCAACACCGTCGGGGTGCTGAAGGTGGCCAACGCGGTGTTCGGCACCGACGAGATCGGTGCCCAGGTCGAAGCCGTTGAATGGGTGGCTGAACGCGACAGCGCACTACGACTCCCCCGCGCCATCCCGGACCGCCGGGGCCAGCAACACACTCTCATGTCGATCGGGCAACAAGCGCTGGGAACGGCGCGCCTGCTGACCTTTCTGCCGGGCGGCACCTTATCGCAGTCGGGATATCTCGCACCCAGCGTTCTCGCCGGCATGGGGAACCTGACTGGCCGTGTCAGCCGGGCGCTGGCGTCATTTGATCATCCCGGGCTAGACCGTGTGCTGCAGTGGGATCCGCGCTTTGCGGGCGAGGCCGTCGACGCCCTCGTCGGTTATGTGACCGACCCCGCGGAGGCCCACCGCGTCTCAGTTGCCACCTCCACGGCGGTCAACACCCTTCAGCGCTTGAACCCGCAACTGCCCCGACAGGCTGTTCATCTCGACATCACCGACACCAACACGGTGGGGTCCCTGGGGCACGACGGGCGCCGCCACCCCGATGGCGTCATCGACTTCGGTGACCTGACCACGACCTGGGCAGTCGCCGAGCTGGCCACCACCGTCGCCGCCTGCCTACATCACCCGGGCGCCGAACCGGCCGCGCTACTTCCACTCATCGCGGCGTTTCACGCAATTCGTCCCCTCAGCGGCGACGAGGTCGAAGCGCTGTGGCCGATGGTGATCGCGCGGGCGACCGTGCTACTGGTCAGTGATCTCCAACAGGTCGCCATCGACCCCGACAACGAATACGCGGCCAACACCGTCCAACGCGAACGGGCCATCCTCGACCAGGCTCTACTCATACCGGTCCCCGTGATGACCGGCCTCATCAATGACCGGCTAGGCATCCCCCAACGGCCGCGCCATCGCCTTCCCACACCGCGGCGGACGATCGTCAACTTCGACCCGAACTCCGTTGCAACGCTGGATCTTTCGGTGGAGTCCGACATGGCGGACCGGGGTGCCTGGCTCGATGGCGCCCCGGCCGACCAACTGGCGCACGCCGTATTCGCGTCCCACACCTGCGCCGCAGCGACTCGCTACGCGGCCACCCGGATGGACTGCATCGACCCGCTGCACCCGCAGAGCAGCCCCACCATCGCCACCGGCATCGACTTCTGGCCGCGCGACGACGCTGACATCTTTGCGCCGTGGGACGGAGACGTCGTTGGCGGCTCTGGGACCATCACCCTGCGCACCGCCTCCCACGACCTACACCTAACCGGTGCGCGGCCGCTGCCGACGAGTGGCCCACGGGTTAAAGCGGGCCAGCCATGGGCCAAAGCAGGCGCTGGACAACGCATTCACCTCGCGCTACGCCAGACTGGAACGCCAGTCGCGCCCCACACGGTACGCCCGGAATACGCACCCGGCTGGTTGGCTATCACCGAGGATCCTGCCGTGCTATTGGGGTTGGAGCCAGTCGCCCGGGCGGCACCCGACGTGCTGGAACGGCGAGCCGCCTCGTTCGCCGACGTCCAGGAGCACTATTACGACGACCCGCCGCAGATCGAACGAGGCTGGCGGCACTACTTGCTGTCCACCGATGGGCGCAGCTATCTGGACATGGTCAACAACGTCACCGTTCTGGGTCATGCGCATCCCGATGTCGCCACGGCGGCAGCGCGCCAACTGGACCGGCTCAACACCAACTCGCGATTCAACTACGCGATCGTGGTGGAGTTCTGCGAACGACTTACCGAGCTGCTGCCGGATCCCCTCGACACCGTATTCCTGGTCAACTCCGGTTCGGAGGCCGACGACCTCGCATTGCGGCTGGCGATGGCGGCCACCGGCCGACACGACGTCGTCGCGGTTGGCGAGGCTTATCACGGCTGGACGTACGCCACCGACGCGGTATCCACGTCCACCGCGGACAACCCCAACGCATTGAACACCCGGCCATCCTGGGTGCACACCGTGGAGTCCCCGAACAGCTTCCGCGGAAAGCATCGCGGCACCGCCGCATCCCAGTACGCCCGCGATGCCGTCACCGTAGTCGAGGGCCTCATCCGCTCGGGTCGCGCCCCCGCGGCGTTCATCTCCGAAACCGTCTACGGCAGCGCCGGAGGAATGGCTCTTCCCGACGGCTATCTGGACGCGGTCTACACCGCTATCCGCGCCGCAGGCGGACTGGCCATCGCCGATGAAGTCCAGGTCGGATACGGCAGGCTTGGGAAGTGGTTCTGGGGATTCGAGCAACAGGGCGTCGTCCCCGACATCGTGACCATCGCCAAGGCGACCGGCAACGGCCATCCCGTCGGCGCCGTCATCACCAGCAGGGCCATCGCACAACGGTTCCGCTCGCAGGGCTACTTCTTCTCGTCCACAGGTGGCAGCCCGCTATCGAGCGCAGTCGGGATCGCGGTACTCGACGTGCTGAAAAGCGAGCGGCTGCAAGACAATGCCCTGGCGGTCGGCAATCACTTGGTCGCCCGCCTGCATGACTTGGCCGCCAAGCACCCCCTCATCGGAACGGTGCATGGCTGCGGCCTCTACATCGGCGTGGAGTT
- a CDS encoding APC family permease, with protein sequence MHSRLGRGPTIEGEPRLRRALGVAGLVAFGLAYIDPLAMFDTFGVVSQTTHGHVPTAYIVTFLAMLITAASYAVLVHAYPSAGSAYTFARRAFGGNVGFLTGWALMLDYLLLPLVNYLLIGIYLNAQFPAIPRPVFCLGAIALVTTVNIVGVVIMNRLNFVLVGLQLLFVVVFIAVSMLFLRDHPDASLLQPLYSAGFQGGDILGGAAVVALSFVGFDAVSTMAEEARNPRRTVPLAIILTVLIGGAIFLAVSYCATVVEPDYRAITAPNAAALQIVVAAGGNSLQTFFVVAYMCACSAAALSSQVSVTRVLYAMGRDGVLPHAVFGRVSQRFHTPIGAALVVSVISTLALIADLETMASIVSFGALAAFTLVHLAVTKHFLIDRRRRGWRNWVLYAAMPAVGVVLTGWLWTNLSVGAFAIGFAWLGIGAAYLAALTRGFRGPAPAVDFDADAAPIDTHVALTKEGTLQ encoded by the coding sequence ATGCACTCGCGTCTAGGTAGGGGGCCGACCATCGAAGGCGAACCCCGGCTGCGCCGGGCATTGGGCGTTGCCGGGCTGGTTGCGTTCGGCTTGGCCTACATCGATCCGCTGGCAATGTTCGACACGTTCGGCGTCGTCAGCCAGACGACCCACGGTCACGTGCCGACCGCTTACATCGTGACATTTCTCGCGATGCTGATTACCGCCGCAAGCTACGCCGTGCTCGTGCACGCCTACCCCAGCGCCGGGAGTGCCTATACCTTCGCGCGACGCGCGTTCGGCGGCAACGTCGGCTTTCTGACCGGCTGGGCATTGATGCTCGACTACCTGCTGTTGCCCCTGGTCAACTATCTATTGATCGGGATCTACCTCAACGCGCAGTTCCCGGCCATCCCGCGACCCGTGTTCTGCTTGGGCGCTATCGCCCTGGTGACCACCGTCAACATTGTCGGCGTCGTCATCATGAACCGGCTCAATTTCGTGCTAGTCGGTTTGCAATTGCTGTTCGTCGTGGTCTTCATTGCGGTGTCAATGCTGTTTCTGCGTGACCACCCGGACGCGTCGTTGCTGCAGCCGCTCTACAGCGCCGGATTTCAGGGCGGTGACATACTCGGTGGGGCGGCCGTCGTCGCCTTGAGCTTCGTCGGCTTCGACGCGGTATCGACGATGGCCGAGGAGGCACGTAACCCGCGCCGCACGGTTCCGCTGGCAATCATCCTTACGGTGCTCATCGGCGGTGCCATCTTCTTGGCGGTGTCCTACTGCGCAACCGTGGTCGAGCCCGACTATCGCGCAATCACCGCCCCCAACGCGGCCGCCCTGCAGATAGTGGTCGCTGCCGGCGGCAATTCGCTGCAGACGTTTTTTGTCGTCGCCTACATGTGCGCATGCAGCGCCGCGGCGCTGTCGTCGCAAGTCAGCGTCACCCGCGTGCTCTATGCCATGGGACGCGACGGTGTGCTGCCCCATGCGGTGTTTGGCCGGGTCAGCCAGCGATTCCACACGCCGATCGGAGCGGCCCTTGTCGTCTCGGTCATCTCCACGCTGGCACTGATCGCCGACCTCGAGACGATGGCATCGATCGTCAGTTTCGGCGCGTTGGCGGCCTTCACGCTGGTGCATCTCGCGGTGACCAAGCACTTCCTGATCGATCGGCGCCGACGCGGGTGGCGTAACTGGGTGTTGTACGCGGCAATGCCCGCCGTCGGGGTCGTCTTGACAGGCTGGCTGTGGACCAACCTTTCCGTTGGCGCCTTCGCCATCGGGTTTGCCTGGCTCGGGATCGGCGCCGCCTATCTGGCGGCGCTGACGCGCGGATTTCGCGGGCCAGCGCCTGCAGTGGACTTCGACGCCGATGCGGCACCCATCGATACCCACGTTGCTCTGACCAAAGAAGGGACCCTGCAGTGA
- a CDS encoding GntR family transcriptional regulator, with the protein MAPRADGPDQTRGRLPARGTIGEQVADLIRESILSGEAKRGAALREELIADRYQVSRRTVRDALRVLESDGLVRHQRHKGSTVVDFSAGDITDMYRSREVLELDAAKRWCAAGAVDSAYRFERLTEALGRLEQASRGSDSGLIVKSDLDFHAAIIGLLDSPRVDRFFAAIEAEMLYALAILEASEGEYKTDAEKALSEHKAIYEALHQRDERRSTQLISEHLRVNRDILIRIVAS; encoded by the coding sequence GTGGCACCAAGGGCGGATGGTCCAGATCAGACACGCGGGCGGTTACCGGCTCGCGGCACCATTGGCGAACAGGTCGCGGATCTGATACGGGAGTCGATCCTGTCCGGCGAGGCGAAGCGCGGTGCTGCACTTCGCGAGGAATTGATTGCCGACCGTTATCAGGTTTCCCGTCGTACGGTTCGAGATGCGCTGCGAGTCTTGGAGTCCGACGGGCTGGTTCGCCATCAGCGGCATAAGGGGTCGACCGTGGTGGACTTCAGCGCTGGCGATATCACCGATATGTACCGCTCGCGCGAGGTCCTCGAACTAGATGCCGCCAAACGGTGGTGTGCGGCGGGCGCTGTGGACTCCGCCTACCGGTTCGAACGCCTTACCGAGGCGCTCGGTCGGCTGGAGCAGGCCTCGCGTGGGAGCGATTCCGGGCTGATCGTCAAGTCCGACCTCGATTTCCACGCTGCGATCATCGGCCTGCTGGACAGCCCGCGCGTGGATCGGTTCTTTGCCGCGATCGAGGCCGAGATGCTCTATGCGTTAGCCATTCTCGAGGCCAGCGAAGGCGAGTACAAGACCGATGCGGAAAAGGCTTTGAGCGAACACAAAGCCATCTATGAGGCGCTTCACCAACGCGACGAGCGACGCTCGACGCAGCTCATCTCCGAGCATCTTCGGGTCAACCGCGACATCCTGATCCGCATTGTCGCCAGCTAA
- the secG gene encoding preprotein translocase subunit SecG, protein MELALQITLVVTSVLVVLLVLLHRAKGGGLSTLFGGGVQSSLSGSTVVEKNLDRLTLFITGIWLVSIVGVALLIKYR, encoded by the coding sequence ATGGAGTTGGCACTGCAGATCACGTTGGTGGTCACCAGCGTGCTGGTGGTGTTGCTGGTGCTGCTGCACCGCGCGAAGGGTGGTGGCCTGTCGACACTGTTCGGCGGCGGTGTGCAGTCATCGCTGTCCGGGTCCACCGTTGTGGAGAAGAATCTCGACCGGTTAACCCTGTTCATCACCGGGATCTGGCTGGTATCTATCGTCGGCGTGGCATTGCTGATCAAGTACCGCTGA
- the ppc gene encoding phosphoenolpyruvate carboxylase — MVEVSDTALEPIGDVHRTRIGREATEPMRADIRLLGTILGDTVREQNGDEVFDLVERARVEAFRVRRSEIDRAEMARMFEGIDIHQAIPIIRAFSHFALLANVAEDIHRERRRSIHVAAGEPPQDSSLAATYMKLDAAQLDSSTIAEALQGALVSPVITAHPTETRRRTIFETQHRITQLMRLHAEGHTETDDGRGIEVELRRQVLRLWQTALIRLFRLQISDEIEVGLRYYPAALFEVIPQVNAEVREALRARWPDAELFVEPILRPGSWIGGDRDGNPNVTADVVRLATGSAAFAALEHYLAELTALAQELSMSARLITVTPDLAALAEACPEGARPDEPYRRALHVVRGRLSATAAQVLDQQPQHTLALGLPPYARHDDLRADLDTIDASLRTHGAGLLADDRLARLREAVHVFGFHLSGLDMRQNSDVHEEVVSELFAWSGVHPDYSSLTEDERVELLATELSTRRPLIRDGAPLSDLARSELDVLAAAAHAVRTFGAAAVPNYIISMCQSVSDMLEAAILLKEVGLLDASESEPYCPVGISPLFETIEDLHNGATILQAMLDLPLYRALVTARGGCQEVMLGYSDSNKDGGYLAANWAVYRAELALVEAARKTGIRLRLFHGRGGTVGRGGGPSYQAILAQPPGAVSGSLRLTEQGEVIAAKYAEPQMARRNLESLLAATLESTLLDVEGLGDTAAPAYAVLDEVAALAQRAYAELVHETPGFVEYFKASTPVSEIGALNIGSRPTSRKPTASIADLRAIPWVLAWSQSRVMLPGWYGTGSAFEQWIAAGPESAAERLAVLHDLYQRWPFFRSVLSNMAQVMAKSDLGLAARYAELVADEALRRRVFDKIADEHHRTITMYKRITGQDDLLADNPALARSVFNRFPYLEPLNHLQVELLRRYRSGEDDEIVQRGILLTMNGLASALRNSG; from the coding sequence ATGGTTGAGGTTTCCGATACCGCGCTGGAGCCCATCGGCGATGTCCACCGGACCCGGATCGGCCGCGAGGCGACCGAACCCATGCGCGCCGACATCAGGCTACTGGGCACCATCCTCGGCGATACCGTGCGTGAGCAGAACGGCGACGAGGTCTTCGATCTTGTGGAGCGAGCTCGGGTGGAGGCCTTCCGAGTGCGGCGCTCCGAGATCGACCGCGCCGAAATGGCTCGCATGTTCGAGGGCATCGACATCCACCAAGCCATCCCCATCATCCGCGCGTTCAGTCATTTCGCACTGCTTGCCAACGTGGCCGAGGACATCCACCGCGAACGTCGTCGCAGCATTCACGTCGCCGCCGGCGAGCCACCACAAGATAGCAGTCTGGCCGCCACGTATATGAAACTCGATGCGGCCCAGTTGGATTCGTCAACCATCGCCGAGGCTCTGCAGGGTGCGTTGGTGTCTCCGGTGATCACCGCGCATCCGACCGAGACCCGGCGTCGCACCATTTTCGAGACCCAGCACCGAATCACCCAGTTGATGCGACTGCACGCGGAAGGACACACCGAGACGGACGACGGCCGCGGCATCGAAGTCGAATTGCGCCGCCAGGTCTTGAGGTTGTGGCAGACCGCGCTGATCCGGCTGTTCCGCTTGCAGATCTCCGACGAGATCGAGGTGGGGTTGCGGTACTACCCGGCCGCGCTCTTCGAAGTGATCCCGCAGGTCAACGCCGAGGTTCGGGAGGCGTTGCGGGCTCGCTGGCCCGATGCCGAGCTGTTTGTCGAACCCATCTTGCGCCCGGGATCTTGGATCGGCGGCGACCGGGATGGAAACCCCAATGTCACCGCCGACGTGGTCCGGCTGGCCACCGGTAGCGCCGCCTTCGCCGCGCTGGAGCATTACCTGGCCGAACTGACGGCACTCGCACAAGAACTGTCGATGTCGGCGCGACTGATTACCGTCACACCTGACTTGGCCGCCCTTGCCGAGGCGTGTCCCGAGGGTGCCCGGCCGGACGAGCCGTACCGACGGGCGTTACACGTGGTCCGTGGCCGGCTCAGTGCGACCGCGGCCCAAGTCCTGGACCAGCAGCCGCAGCACACGCTTGCCTTGGGCCTGCCGCCATATGCCAGGCACGACGACCTTCGGGCCGATCTTGACACCATCGATGCCTCACTGCGCACGCACGGCGCTGGGCTGCTGGCCGACGACCGGCTAGCCCGGCTGCGTGAAGCGGTGCACGTCTTCGGCTTTCACCTGTCCGGCTTGGATATGCGGCAAAATTCCGACGTTCACGAAGAGGTGGTCAGTGAGCTATTCGCATGGTCGGGTGTGCACCCGGACTACAGCTCGCTGACCGAAGATGAGCGGGTGGAGCTGCTGGCCACCGAACTGAGCACCCGCCGGCCGCTGATCCGCGATGGCGCGCCGCTGTCGGATCTGGCTCGCAGCGAGCTCGATGTCCTGGCGGCAGCCGCCCATGCGGTCCGGACCTTTGGCGCTGCGGCGGTGCCCAACTACATCATCTCGATGTGCCAGTCGGTTTCGGACATGCTGGAAGCCGCGATCCTGCTCAAAGAGGTTGGCCTACTGGATGCTTCCGAGTCGGAACCTTATTGCCCGGTGGGCATCTCGCCGCTATTCGAGACGATCGAAGATCTGCACAATGGGGCGACCATATTGCAGGCGATGTTGGATCTGCCGCTGTATCGAGCGTTGGTGACAGCCCGGGGTGGCTGCCAGGAGGTGATGCTCGGCTATTCGGATTCCAACAAGGACGGCGGGTATCTGGCGGCCAACTGGGCGGTGTACCGCGCGGAGCTTGCGCTGGTGGAAGCGGCGCGCAAGACCGGAATCCGGTTGCGCCTCTTCCATGGGCGCGGCGGCACCGTCGGCCGCGGCGGCGGCCCCAGCTACCAAGCCATCCTGGCCCAGCCACCGGGCGCGGTAAGCGGCTCGTTGCGGCTCACCGAGCAGGGCGAGGTGATCGCGGCCAAGTACGCCGAACCACAGATGGCGCGGCGCAATCTGGAGAGCTTGCTGGCCGCCACCCTGGAATCGACGCTACTGGACGTCGAGGGGCTAGGTGACACGGCGGCACCGGCCTATGCGGTGCTCGACGAGGTAGCGGCCCTGGCGCAACGTGCGTACGCCGAATTAGTGCACGAGACACCGGGTTTCGTTGAGTACTTCAAGGCTTCAACCCCGGTCAGTGAAATCGGCGCGCTGAACATTGGTAGCCGGCCAACCTCGCGCAAGCCGACCGCGTCTATCGCGGACCTGCGCGCCATCCCGTGGGTACTGGCCTGGAGCCAGTCGCGGGTGATGCTGCCCGGTTGGTACGGCACCGGGTCGGCGTTCGAGCAGTGGATCGCCGCGGGGCCGGAAAGCGCAGCCGAGCGGCTCGCAGTGCTACACGACCTGTATCAGCGGTGGCCGTTTTTTCGCAGCGTGCTGTCCAACATGGCGCAAGTAATGGCCAAGAGTGACCTGGGATTGGCGGCCCGTTACGCCGAACTGGTGGCCGATGAAGCGTTGCGCCGCCGAGTGTTCGACAAGATCGCCGACGAACACCACCGTACGATCACCATGTACAAACGCATCACCGGACAAGACGACCTGCTCGCCGACAACCCGGCCCTGGCGCGCTCGGTGTTCAACCGCTTTCCCTACCTGGAGCCGTTGAACCACCTTCAGGTGGAACTGCTGCGTCGGTACCGCAGCGGTGAGGACGACGAAATCGTGCAACGGGGCATTCTGTTGACGATGAACGGGTTGGCGAGTGCGCTGAGAAACAGCGGCTGA
- a CDS encoding ATPase — protein sequence MTVMADRTGRPTPARQRMKTLTQAALNADKTVEQVEDVLDGLGKTMNDLNSSLSALNATVERLEGGLDHLEGTLSSLDDLAKRLIVLVEPVEAIVDRIDYIVSLGETVMSPLSITEHTVRGFLDKLRNRTAR from the coding sequence ATGACCGTCATGGCAGATAGAACCGGCCGCCCGACGCCAGCGCGACAACGAATGAAGACCCTCACCCAGGCGGCGTTGAACGCCGATAAGACGGTGGAGCAGGTCGAAGACGTCCTCGACGGGCTGGGCAAGACTATGAATGACTTGAACAGTTCGCTGTCGGCCCTCAATGCCACGGTGGAACGCCTCGAGGGCGGCCTGGACCACCTCGAGGGCACGCTGTCCAGCCTGGACGATCTGGCCAAGCGGCTTATCGTGCTGGTCGAGCCGGTGGAGGCCATCGTCGATCGGATTGACTACATCGTGAGCCTGGGTGAAACGGTGATGTCCCCGCTGTCGATCACCGAACACACGGTTCGCGGCTTCCTGGACAAGCTGCGGAACCGAACGGCGCGCTAA
- the pgl gene encoding 6-phosphogluconolactonase has product MSLDVEVFPDSDALVGAAGQRLVDAIGGAVAARGQALIVLTGGGNGIALLRYLGTQGPRIDWSKVHVFWGDDRYVPGHDDERNDKQARAALLDHVDIPANQVHPMAASDGNFGTDLDAAALAYEQVLAANAAPGQLAPNFDVHLLGMGPEGHINSLFPDTQAVRETTRLVVAVEDSPKPPPQRITLTLPAIQRSREVWLMVSGRAKADAAAAAIAGADPVALPAAGAVGREKTRWLLDRDAAARLAG; this is encoded by the coding sequence ATGAGCCTGGACGTCGAGGTCTTCCCCGATAGCGACGCCTTGGTCGGGGCCGCGGGTCAGCGGCTGGTGGATGCCATCGGTGGCGCGGTGGCCGCACGTGGGCAGGCGCTGATCGTGTTGACCGGCGGCGGCAACGGCATCGCGTTGCTGCGCTATCTCGGTACCCAAGGGCCACGAATCGACTGGTCCAAGGTTCATGTGTTCTGGGGCGACGACCGCTACGTGCCTGGCCACGACGACGAGCGCAACGACAAACAGGCACGCGCGGCGTTGCTCGATCACGTGGACATCCCGGCGAACCAGGTGCACCCGATGGCCGCCAGCGACGGCAACTTCGGAACCGACCTCGACGCCGCGGCACTGGCCTACGAACAGGTTCTGGCGGCCAACGCCGCACCTGGTCAACTGGCACCGAATTTCGACGTCCACCTGCTGGGCATGGGGCCCGAAGGCCACATCAATTCGCTTTTTCCGGACACTCAGGCCGTGCGGGAGACCACCCGGCTCGTGGTCGCCGTCGAGGACTCCCCCAAACCACCGCCACAGCGAATTACCCTGACGCTGCCGGCAATCCAACGTTCGCGCGAAGTCTGGTTGATGGTATCCGGCCGCGCCAAGGCCGACGCCGCCGCAGCTGCCATCGCCGGCGCCGACCCGGTGGCGTTGCCCGCGGCCGGTGCCGTCGGGCGCGAGAAGACACGCTGGCTGCTGGACCGCGATGCCGCGGCCCGGCTTGCTGGCTGA
- the opcA gene encoding glucose-6-phosphate dehydrogenase assembly protein OpcA — MIVDLPDTTTTAINKKLDELREKIGAVTMGRVLTLIIVPDSDAMCEEAIDAANDASHEHPSRIIVTMRGDPYADEPRLDAQLRVGADAGAGEVVVLQLSGPLAGHADSVVTPFLLPDIPVVAWWPDIAPAVPAQDPLGKLAIRRITDATNGIDPLSAIKSRLPGYTAGDTDLAWSRITYWRALLTSAVDQPPHEQIESALVSGLKTEPALDILAGWLASRIEGPVRREVGELKVELVRKSETILLSRPQEGITATLSRTAKPDALVPLARRVTGECLAEDLRRLDPDEIYFAALEGIKKVQYI, encoded by the coding sequence ATGATCGTCGATTTGCCTGACACCACAACCACCGCGATCAACAAGAAACTCGACGAACTCCGCGAAAAGATTGGCGCCGTCACGATGGGGCGGGTGCTGACGCTGATCATCGTGCCGGATAGCGATGCGATGTGTGAAGAGGCGATCGACGCGGCCAACGATGCCAGCCATGAGCATCCCAGCCGGATCATCGTCACTATGCGGGGCGACCCATACGCTGACGAACCGCGGTTGGATGCACAACTGCGGGTGGGTGCGGACGCCGGGGCCGGGGAGGTCGTGGTACTGCAGCTGTCCGGCCCGCTCGCCGGTCATGCCGACAGCGTCGTTACCCCGTTCTTGCTTCCCGATATTCCGGTAGTGGCGTGGTGGCCCGACATCGCTCCCGCAGTGCCCGCCCAGGATCCGTTGGGTAAGTTAGCAATTCGTCGTATTACTGACGCGACGAACGGCATCGACCCGTTGTCGGCAATCAAGAGCCGGCTCCCGGGGTACACCGCGGGAGACACCGATCTGGCGTGGAGCCGCATCACCTATTGGCGGGCGCTGCTGACCTCCGCCGTCGACCAGCCACCCCACGAGCAGATCGAATCGGCGCTGGTTTCCGGTTTGAAGACCGAGCCGGCACTGGACATCTTGGCTGGTTGGCTGGCCAGTCGGATCGAGGGTCCGGTGCGCCGCGAGGTCGGCGAGCTTAAGGTGGAGCTGGTCCGGAAGAGCGAAACCATCTTGCTGAGCCGGCCCCAAGAGGGCATTACCGCCACGCTGAGCCGAACCGCCAAACCCGACGCCTTGGTTCCCCTGGCGCGCCGGGTAACCGGGGAGTGTCTGGCCGAAGATCTGCGTCGGTTGGATCCGGACGAGATCTACTTCGCCGCCCTCGAGGGCATCAAAAAGGTGCAGTACATATGA